The window TCTACATAATACAtgcataaaaccaaaaacataactTTTCTGACTGTGAGATTAAACGCTTCGTTTGGATTAACTCAACTGTAACTTGAAGTTAACATCATGGGTACTTTTTGACATTGATGAAAGATATTATTTGCAAAGTGCTTAATCTGATTGTTGACTTATGGTGGGGCACTAAAAGAGTAACTCTACACTTTTTCTATTTGTATTAGGATAAAAAATGACCGTCAAATGGAtacacatgaacatacacacaaacagtacatgtgcatatacacactcacacagagagaTCCCTTCAGACCAACAGAAccctcaaacacaaacacagaagtagagacacacacacacacacattccataACAGTTTCCTCACAGGGGTGGAAAGAAACCGAACCCTGGTccttaaaggaaaacaaacagaggttCTGCAAAGCCTGTGGCTGAAGTGTAAAGGAAaactccctccttccctttctaCCTCCCTCCTCCCAGCCAGGTCCGCCCCGGGTCCAGCACTATATCAAGAGCCTGCCTCCCTTTATCAAACTCCACAGTCCTGCTGAAGTCTACAGCTGTACAGTCCTCTCTCTTCGTGTCCTCTCCTGACAAGCGGACAGTCAACCATCATGTATTTCTCCCAGAGCATCAACAGCGGTCCCTCTGTGATCACCAGGCAGAGCCGCAGCTACACATCAAGTGGTGCACCCCACAAGGCTCACAGTGTGTCTGGACTCAGCTTCAGGGGAGGGCCTCGCATCTCCTCCAGCAGCGTGCGCTCCGTCTCCTCCGGGTATGGAGCCATGGGGTATGGCTTTGATCTGTCCAACGCTCTGGACCAGAGCACCGTGCATCTGAACGAAAAGGCCACCATGCAGAACCTGAACGACCGTCTGGCCTCCTACCTGGAGAAGGTCCGCTCTCTGGAGGCGGCCAACACCAAGCTGGAAAAGCAGATCAGAGAGTACTACGAGCAGAAGGGCCCTGCAGCAGAGAGGGACTACAGCAACTACTGGGCCATTATCAATGACCTGAAGGACAAGGTATACTGTGTGCAAACCTCGACAGCTTGAACACCAGACAAGTAAAATGTTTGCAGTTCTATTAATGATTATCAAGGGAAGGTTTTAAAAGGGtagaaacaaatataaattgTCATGTCATAACTGACATGACAATTTCTGTCACGGGATCAATAAAGTATATCTATCCATCCTTAACTAGAGACCGTATGATCTGTTGTGCTACTCAAATCTTGGTTTTTTGATGGACACTAAACAATGATGTATGATTTCTCAAAGctcaaaataaacaagaaagaTTGTCAAGTGTAGGCAAATACTGTGCATGACAATGTGGGACTGTAGGACTTCAAAAGGGTGACGCTTAGAGGCATGTGAAGTTagctgatatactgtattattctGTAATTCTGGAAACagatcaaaattaaaaccagtctATGCTGCTGCACCATTGCACAATGAACTATTTAATGgaaacttttgtctttttactaaCTCCCATTGTTGTTGCTTTCTGAAGATCAATGCCGCCACCATCGGCAATGCCAACATCCTGCTCCAGATTGACAACTCCAAACTGGCTGCTGATGATTTCAAGATCAAGTAAGCATGAATCCTCATACTCCTGTAGACCTATCATCATCATGTTAATGTCAaacaagaaggagaagaagttCTAGTTGTAGCTTATCAGTGTTCTCTACTCTCCAAACGAATTAGATTTGAACATGAGCTGATGATGCGCCAGTCAGTCGAGGCTGACATCGCCAACCTGCGCCGCCTGCTTGACCAGACCACCCTGACAAAGGCTGACCTGGAGATGCAGATCGAAGGCCTGCAGGATGAGCTGGCCTACCTCAAGAAGAATCACGCAGAGGTCACTGATGCACTTCCTCCAGCTATAATGATTAGTGCTTGCTACAACGGGAACCCGCTTCAATACAACTGTAGAATTCTGAAACTCTACCAATAGTTTTAATGCTGAGTTCTTTCTCCCCTCGGTTGTTTAGGAGCTGGAGGCACTGCGCTCTCAGCTTACTGGCACAGTCAACGTGGAGGTTGATGCTGCACCCCATCAGGACCTCAACAAAGTCCTGGATGAGATCCGTACCCAGTACGAAGCCATTACTGACAAACATCGTCGCGACCAGGAGTCCTGGTTTAATGATAGGGTGAGAAGATTTTCTCGTAAACAAAAGCATTATAACCcacactttgaaaatgaatgggTTTACTCCCACAGCAGTCTAACCTGTAACTAAACATAATCTTCTGTGAAAGTAAGACAAGCAATCAACAAGACTTCTAACTGTGACTTTATTTCTCACTCTAGTCGACAGCCCTGACCAAGGAAGTGGCCATGAGCACAGAGTCAATCCAGACGTCCAAGACAGAGATGACTGACCTGCGGCGCACACTGCAGGGCCTGGAGATTGAACTGCAGTCTCAGCTCAgcatggtgagaaaaaaaacccctacaCCCGAACCATCTGTTCGCAT is drawn from Xiphias gladius isolate SHS-SW01 ecotype Sanya breed wild chromosome 15, ASM1685928v1, whole genome shotgun sequence and contains these coding sequences:
- the krt94 gene encoding keratin 94 isoform X2 yields the protein MYFSQSINSGPSVITRQSRSYTSSGAPHKAHSVSGLSFRGGPRISSSSVRSVSSGYGAMGYGFDLSNALDQSTVHLNEKATMQNLNDRLASYLEKVRSLEAANTKLEKQIREYYEQKGPAAERDYSNYWAIINDLKDKINAATIGNANILLQIDNSKLAADDFKIKFEHELMMRQSVEADIANLRRLLDQTTLTKADLEMQIEGLQDELAYLKKNHAEELEALRSQLTGTVNVEVDAAPHQDLNKVLDEIRTQYEAITDKHRRDQESWFNDRSTALTKEVAMSTESIQTSKTEMTDLRRTLQGLEIELQSQLSMKGALENTLAETENRYSAMLAGFQNTINMLETDLANVRASIEQQGQEYKILLDVKTRLEQEIATYRSLLETEESR
- the krt94 gene encoding keratin 94 isoform X1, whose amino-acid sequence is MYFSQSINSGPSVITRQSRSYTSSGAPHKAHSVSGLSFRGGPRISSSSVRSVSSGYGAMGYGFDLSNALDQSTVHLNEKATMQNLNDRLASYLEKVRSLEAANTKLEKQIREYYEQKGPAAERDYSNYWAIINDLKDKINAATIGNANILLQIDNSKLAADDFKIKFEHELMMRQSVEADIANLRRLLDQTTLTKADLEMQIEGLQDELAYLKKNHAEELEALRSQLTGTVNVEVDAAPHQDLNKVLDEIRTQYEAITDKHRRDQESWFNDRSTALTKEVAMSTESIQTSKTEMTDLRRTLQGLEIELQSQLSMKGALENTLAETENRYSAMLAGFQNTINMLETDLANVRASIEQQGQEYKILLDVKTRLEQEIATYRSLLETEESRPIGTGSSKTTVITSTVRTSS